In Novosphingobium sp. MMS21-SN21R, a single genomic region encodes these proteins:
- a CDS encoding very short patch repair endonuclease, whose product MTDIVSPEVRSRMMSGIRAKDTRPELILRRALHALGFRYRLHVRNLPGKPDLVFPKYRAIIQVHGCFWHRHGCSKTTNPTSNSEFWHAKFARNVERDREIERQLRELGWRVGTVWECELSKKSESSWIDALSRFIRDEALKELDLGGAMR is encoded by the coding sequence GTGACCGATATCGTTTCTCCCGAGGTCCGCTCGCGAATGATGTCGGGTATTCGGGCAAAAGACACCCGCCCTGAGCTGATATTGCGCAGAGCATTGCATGCCTTGGGGTTCCGCTACCGTCTCCATGTGCGGAATTTGCCGGGCAAGCCGGACCTCGTGTTCCCCAAGTATCGAGCCATTATACAGGTGCATGGCTGTTTCTGGCATCGCCATGGCTGCAGCAAGACCACCAACCCGACGAGCAACAGCGAATTTTGGCATGCGAAGTTCGCCCGGAATGTCGAGCGTGATCGCGAAATTGAGCGACAGCTACGCGAACTTGGCTGGCGCGTGGGAACCGTTTGGGAGTGTGAACTCAGTAAAAAGTCAGAAAGTTCGTGGATCGATGCACTTTCACGCTTCATTCGGGATGAGGCATTGAAAGAATTGGATTTAGGCGGAGCAATGCGATGA